A window of Zingiber officinale cultivar Zhangliang chromosome 5A, Zo_v1.1, whole genome shotgun sequence contains these coding sequences:
- the LOC121981770 gene encoding probable E3 ubiquitin-protein ligase XBOS33: MSTSNPVAHSREIDRQFQYPPSVSLRPFAIFVSFPLPGNRSDPRLRLPREGKGDGTALSSGSHRPVPVAGGLDLADMGNSLGCSASGERLVSAARDGDLVEARMLLEFNPGLAKYSTFRGLNSPLHFAAAKGHSEIVTLLLENGADVNLRNYCGQTALMQACRHGHWEVVQTLLIFRSIVTRVDYLNGRSALHFAAVGGHVRCIRLLVADFIPSAPYDIIAADKDSTGSPERSSDQKYDRSALMKFINKPADGGITALHMASLNGYIDCVQLLLDLGANVSAVTFNYGSSSNLIGAGSTPLHYAACGGNLKCSQILLARGASRLTLNCNGWLPLDVAKIWRRRCLEPLLNPNSELNIPVFPPSNYLSLPLMSVLNIARECGLQPSVISDNYDLCAVCLERTCSVAAEGCGHELCVQCALYLCSTSSTLSAIAGPPGSIPCPLCRNGIVSFVKLPSTPAKGLKPNLALTLCSPCILTPRSVDNSNSSRVEARRNRTASSELVCPLICTPFSGFIPSNYDDEPCSTSEPQVEAQPQSARSTLATFSELEKIDEQRADSSCSGMLWGRRSCNREHQCNSEINA, from the exons ATgtcaacatcaaatccagtggctCACAGTCGAGAAATAGATCGGCAATTTCAATATCCACCGTCCGTTTCTCTCCGCCCCTTTGctatttttgtttcctttccgCTTCCTGGGAATCGATCGGATCCGCGCCTGCGTCTGCCCAGGGAAGGGAAGGGAGACGGCACCGCGCTCTCCTCGGGGAGCCATCGGCCTGTCCCCGTCGCCGGAGGCTTGGATCTGGCGGACATGGGGAATTCGCTTGGGTGCTCGGCTTCCGGCGAGCGCCTGGTGTCCGCGGCCAGGGACGGCGACCTCGTCGAGGCCCGCATGCTGCTGGAGTTCAACCCTGGCCTCGCCAAGTACTCCACCTTCCGTGGCCTCAACTCGCCTCTACATTTCGCCGCCGCCAAGGGCCACAGCGAG ATCGTCACGCTGCTGCTGGAGAATGGGGCCGACGTGAATCTGAGAAACTATTGTGGCCAG ACAGCGTTGATGCAAGCGTGTCGGCATGGGCATTGGGAGGTGGTGCAGACTCTGCTCATCTTTAGAAGCATC GTGACGAGAGTGGACTATTTGAACGGCCGGAGTGCACTGCACTTTGCTGCGGTGGGGGGACATGTGCGGTGCATTAGGCTGCTGGTGGCGGATTTCATCCCAAGCGCGCCGTATGACATAATTGCGGCAGATAAGGATAGTACAGGCAGCCCGGAGCGTTCTTCAGACCAAAAATATGATCGGTC TGCACTGATGAAGTTTATTAACAAACCTGCCGATGGCGGCATCACGGCATTGCACATGGCATCTTTGAATGGCTACATTGATTGTGTACAACTCCTACTGGATTTAGGTGCTAACGTCTCTGCAGTTACATTTAACTATGGGTCGTCCTCCAATTTGATAG GAGCTGGAAGCACTCCTTTGCATTATGCAGCTTGTGGAGGGAATCTTAAATGTTCCCAG ATTCTCCTTGCTAGAGGTGCTAGCCGGTTGACATTGAACTGCAACGG ATGGCTTCCGCTTGATGTTGCAAAAATATGGAGACGGCGTTGCTTGGAACCATTATTGAACCCAAATTCAGAACTGAATATACCTGTGTTTCCACCATCAAATTACCTTTCCTTGCCACTCATGAGTGTACTTAACATAGCCAG GGAGTGTGGGTTGCAGCCTTCAGTTATATCTGATAATTATGATCTCTGTGCTGTCTGCCTTGAAAGAACTTGCAGTGTTGCTGCAGAAG gCTGTGGCCATGAACTCTGTGTTCAGTGTGCACTCTATCTTTGTTCAACAAGCAGCACTCTTTCTGCAATTGCTGGTCCACCAGGCTCAATTCCATGCCCTCTATGCCGAAACGGAATAGTTTCTTTTGTCAAATTACCGTCAACCCCAGCAAAAGGGTTGAAGCCAAACTTAGCGCTCACCCTCTGCAGCCCCTGTATTCTAACTCCTCGCTCAGTTGATAACTCCAACTCAAGTAGAGTAGAGGCCCGTAGGAATCGGACAGCTTCTTCTGAGCTTGTGTGCCCGCTAATTTGTACCCCATTCTCTGGTTTCATTCCCTCCAACTATGATGATGAGCCATGCTCAACAAGTGAACCCCAAGTGGAAGCGCAACCACAATCAGCGCGCTCGACGCTGGCTACTTTCAGCGAGCTGGAAAAAATAGATGAGCAAAGAGCTGATTCTAGCTGCTCTGGTATGCTCTGGGGTCGAAGAAGCTGCAACAGGGAGCATCAGTGCAATTCCGAAATAAATGCTTGA
- the LOC121981771 gene encoding F-box protein PP2-A13-like, with product MGVGVSSVVRLEGEAGGIPTGLGDLPENCVAAVLAYLEPLEICRAARLSRTFRGAASADLVWETKLPRNHRNLLALVSDEKNPYKKSRLCKKEIYARLCRPVPFDGGTKEFWLERISGGICMAISSRALLITGIDDRRYWNYLTTEESRFHSVAYLHQTWWFEVDGEIKFCFPAGSYSLFFRLHLGRATKRLGRRICITEHIHGWDIEPVRFQMATSDGQFARSKCCLDKIGSWILYHAGDFVVNNSDVPTNLKFSMKQIDCTHTKGGLCVDSVFIYPTGFREGKVFATDLMT from the exons ATGGGCGTCGGAGTGTCGAGTGTCGTGAGGCTGGAAGGCGAGGCCGGCGGGATCCCGACGGGGCTGGGGGATCTCCCGGAGAACTGCGTGGCGGCGGTTCTTGCGTACCTTGAGCCGCTCGAAATATGCCGGGCGGCCAGGCTCAGCCGGACGTTTCGAGGGGCGGCTTCGGCGGACTTGGTGTGGGAGACGAAACTCCCGAGGAATCACCGGAATCTGTTGGCGCTGGTCTCGGATGAGAAGAACCCCTACAAAAAGAGCCGTCTTTGCAAGAAAGAGATCTACGCGCGCTTGTGCCGTCCGGTCCCCTTCGATGGGGGTACCAAG GAATTTTGGCTTGAGAGGATCAGTGGTGGAATTTGTATGGCAATTTCCTCGAGGGCTTTGCTAATAACAGGAATTGATGATAGGAGATACTGGAACTACCTCACCACAGAGGAGTCTAG ATTTCATTCAGTCGCTTACCTTCACCAAACTTGGTGGTTCGAGGTCGATGGAGAAATTAAATTTTGCTTCCCAGCCGGTTCCTACAGCCTGTTCTTCCGCCTCCATTTAGGGCGTGCCACCAAGAGACTCGGTCGTCGGATCTGTATCACTGAACACATACATGGGTGGGACATAGAGCCGGTGCGGTTTCAGATGGCCACTTCAGATGGCCAATTTGCTCGATCTAAATGTTGCTTAGACAAGATCGGTAGCTGGATCCTATACCATGCAGGGGATTTTGTCGTAAATAACTCCGATGTGCCAACCAACCTCAAGTTCTCAATGAAGCAGATTGACTGCACTCACACAAAAGGTGGCCTTTGTGTCGATTCTGTCTTCATCTATCCCACTGGGTTCAGAGAAGGAAAAGTCTTTGCCACTGACCTGATGACATAG